In Oceaniferula marina, the following proteins share a genomic window:
- a CDS encoding alpha-L-fucosidase, which produces MNKVTITCLLSALLFCSASASETNPSKLDDSVRAQQIKDMKWGMFVCWSFSTFSGYEWTPGVEDISFFNPTGADPEQWCKAAKDANMGYILFLTKHHDGFCLWDTQTTDRKVSNTPALKGRDILAELRKACDKHGLKLALYYSEGDWSWNPKHKGIHKSVPNPEAKKAQLKELLTNYGPIEFFWFDHAVNDGGLSHQDTVKWVHQFQPNTFCGFNTGQTAGRLNLRERGRPGAIGDKTAAHGKNHHKTSYSAFKVAEFTYPILEGQNRKKMRGAQWFYSLPENDHKAASPDKIYQDYLGAVKYGNIFSLNIGPDRSGKLREIDIKTLKTVGQYIRKEKTPSAIPPSTKP; this is translated from the coding sequence ATGAATAAGGTAACGATCACCTGTCTACTTTCCGCCCTTCTTTTCTGCTCAGCATCTGCTTCGGAAACGAATCCAAGCAAACTCGACGACTCCGTGCGGGCTCAACAAATCAAGGACATGAAGTGGGGCATGTTCGTCTGCTGGTCCTTCTCCACCTTCAGCGGCTACGAATGGACCCCTGGCGTGGAAGATATTTCCTTCTTCAATCCAACCGGGGCCGACCCCGAACAATGGTGCAAAGCCGCCAAGGATGCCAACATGGGCTACATCCTCTTTCTGACCAAACACCACGACGGTTTCTGCCTCTGGGACACCCAGACCACAGATCGCAAGGTGTCCAACACCCCGGCACTCAAAGGCAGGGACATTCTGGCGGAACTACGCAAAGCCTGTGACAAACACGGCCTGAAGCTCGCACTCTATTACTCCGAAGGTGACTGGTCGTGGAACCCGAAACATAAAGGCATCCATAAGTCCGTCCCCAACCCCGAGGCCAAAAAAGCCCAGCTCAAGGAGCTGCTGACCAACTACGGGCCCATTGAGTTTTTCTGGTTTGACCACGCAGTCAACGATGGTGGTTTGAGCCACCAGGACACCGTCAAGTGGGTTCATCAATTTCAGCCCAATACGTTCTGTGGATTCAACACCGGCCAAACCGCAGGCCGACTCAACCTGCGCGAACGTGGACGCCCCGGCGCCATCGGGGACAAAACTGCGGCACACGGCAAAAACCACCACAAAACCAGCTACTCCGCATTCAAGGTTGCGGAATTCACCTACCCGATTCTGGAAGGGCAAAATCGAAAAAAAATGCGTGGTGCCCAATGGTTCTACTCGCTGCCGGAAAACGACCACAAGGCAGCCAGCCCTGACAAAATCTATCAAGATTACCTGGGCGCCGTCAAATACGGCAATATCTTCTCCCTGAACATCGGACCGGACCGCAGCGGCAAACTGCGCGAGATCGATATCAAGACACTGAAGACC
- a CDS encoding sulfatase-like hydrolase/transferase translates to MLRPMYKISIVPLFGVLLCLNSAAAEQTSSNQPNVVLILADDMRLDYLACMGMNQIVQTPNLDKLATKGTLFTHGFVTSAACTPSRASIMSGQYERRHGVTFGSDSAMTEKAFSQTYPMLLKQAGYYCGYIGKNHVPIGSSKRGTGYKSGHMDSQFDFWYGGHGHLGFYPKQRHKIFRHAKADTQIEILQQGTDQFFAHNPEFAKTQSFLQSRPKNRPFSLQVNFNLPHGAGTGSMKLKPSDPALYRSAYRDQIHAMPQPDTYIAKKDIRVPRIPRHVYNGKYISQYNYVQTPNTLRERQVRTCQTVTGIDQLVGKLMATLEKQGIADNTIIIFTSDHGLQHGEHGLGGKVLLYEESLHIPLIVYDPRIKKDRAPRVEQLALSVDLAPTILDLAGLPIPEIMQGRSLKPLLQGDSHSWRQDFFCENMFMGQNYPRMEAVRSSEWKYIRYFDKKKDQHHILSLVASIRGEKPIYEELFNLKVDSGETHNLAPNPKYQSTLEKYRQRCDQLVRKAKGGNLPPDTHVKAMENPTYKAKLRQRYEGLNL, encoded by the coding sequence ATGCTCCGCCCTATGTATAAGATATCGATTGTGCCTCTTTTTGGAGTTCTACTCTGCCTGAACTCCGCAGCTGCGGAACAAACGTCCAGCAATCAACCCAATGTGGTGCTGATTCTCGCTGATGACATGCGTCTCGACTACCTCGCATGCATGGGTATGAACCAGATCGTCCAAACGCCTAATCTGGACAAACTGGCAACCAAAGGAACCTTGTTCACCCATGGCTTTGTCACTTCCGCAGCATGCACGCCCAGCCGGGCAAGCATCATGAGCGGGCAATATGAACGCCGCCACGGTGTGACCTTTGGCTCCGACTCTGCCATGACGGAGAAGGCCTTTTCCCAGACCTACCCGATGTTACTGAAACAAGCTGGATATTACTGTGGTTATATCGGAAAAAACCATGTTCCCATTGGTTCGAGCAAACGTGGAACTGGATACAAAAGCGGCCACATGGATAGTCAATTTGACTTCTGGTACGGTGGACACGGGCACCTTGGCTTCTACCCCAAGCAACGTCACAAAATCTTCCGACATGCCAAAGCGGATACCCAGATTGAAATCCTCCAGCAGGGAACCGATCAGTTTTTTGCTCACAACCCCGAGTTCGCCAAGACCCAATCGTTTTTGCAAAGCCGACCAAAAAACCGGCCATTTTCCCTGCAGGTCAACTTCAACCTTCCTCACGGAGCAGGAACCGGCAGCATGAAACTCAAACCTAGCGACCCTGCGCTTTACCGAAGCGCCTACCGGGATCAAATCCATGCGATGCCACAACCGGACACCTACATCGCTAAGAAAGACATCCGGGTTCCAAGGATCCCACGCCATGTCTACAACGGCAAATACATCAGCCAATACAACTACGTCCAAACCCCAAACACCCTCCGGGAACGCCAAGTCCGCACCTGCCAAACGGTCACAGGCATCGACCAACTGGTGGGCAAACTCATGGCGACTCTTGAAAAGCAGGGTATTGCAGACAATACCATCATCATTTTCACCTCAGACCACGGTCTTCAACACGGTGAACACGGGCTAGGCGGCAAGGTGCTCCTCTACGAAGAGTCCCTGCACATACCCTTGATCGTTTATGACCCGCGCATCAAAAAAGACCGTGCACCCCGTGTCGAACAACTCGCACTCAGCGTTGACCTGGCTCCTACCATCCTCGACTTAGCCGGTCTTCCCATCCCTGAAATAATGCAAGGACGAAGCCTAAAACCATTGCTGCAAGGAGACTCCCATTCCTGGCGCCAGGACTTCTTTTGCGAAAACATGTTCATGGGTCAAAACTACCCGAGAATGGAAGCAGTGCGCAGCAGCGAGTGGAAATACATCCGTTACTTTGACAAAAAGAAAGACCAACACCATATCCTGTCACTGGTCGCATCCATACGCGGAGAAAAACCCATCTATGAGGAGCTCTTCAACTTAAAAGTAGATTCAGGTGAAACTCACAACCTGGCGCCGAATCCAAAATATCAAAGCACTCTGGAAAAATACCGCCAACGCTGCGACCAACTCGTCCGAAAAGCAAAAGGAGGAAACCTCCCACCAGACACCCATGTCAAAGCCATGGAAAACCCAACATACAAAGCCAAGCTGAGACAGCGGTATGAGGGTCTGAATCTCTAA
- a CDS encoding sulfatase, with translation MGTTIKLGIILCLALAKLHASAKPNIIVFLVDDMGWQETSVPFHTETTPLNRDYKTPNMEKLAADGLVLTNAYAHNVCSPSRVSLLTGANPARHRVTCWTLRKDRSPERNNKDFRRANWNLNGLQPLGYNIPHSFESVTLAQVLQQDGYRTIHAGKAHFGAQDTPGADPKNLGFEVNIAGSYMGGPGSYHGDKNFSAAWRGGGKIWDVPGLEKYHGQKINLTEAITRESIAAIQQSVQEKKPFFLHMAHYAVHAPWEADRRFLDQFSNKGWPKQKAVLASMLYGMDQSLGDLRKTVEDLGIRDNTLIIFMSDNGSPSQCPQNHPLRGHKVRAYEGGTRVPMIAYWPGKTPKGKRNDTPVIIDDIFPTLLDAAGTETIPPNDGISLVPLLSGKPINASRPLFWHYPNFYDVPPFSSVRLGNWKLIYRHTSQQFELFNLKQDLSEKNNLANSMPEKVSELSKILTQHLKDTQAVLPIDKQSNKPVPLPDKAL, from the coding sequence ATGGGAACCACGATCAAACTCGGCATCATTCTCTGCCTCGCATTGGCCAAGCTGCACGCATCCGCCAAGCCGAATATCATCGTCTTCCTCGTCGATGACATGGGCTGGCAGGAAACTTCCGTTCCCTTCCACACCGAAACCACCCCACTCAATCGCGATTATAAGACCCCCAACATGGAAAAGCTGGCCGCCGATGGACTGGTGCTCACCAATGCCTACGCCCATAACGTCTGCTCACCTTCCCGCGTCAGCCTGCTCACCGGTGCCAACCCGGCACGCCACCGGGTCACTTGCTGGACCTTGAGAAAAGACCGCTCACCGGAACGCAACAACAAAGACTTCCGCCGTGCCAATTGGAACCTCAACGGGCTACAACCACTGGGCTACAACATCCCCCATTCATTTGAATCCGTTACCCTTGCCCAAGTCCTGCAACAGGATGGCTACCGGACGATCCACGCAGGCAAAGCCCACTTTGGTGCCCAAGACACCCCGGGAGCCGATCCGAAAAATCTCGGCTTCGAGGTGAATATTGCCGGATCCTACATGGGTGGCCCCGGCTCCTACCACGGCGATAAAAATTTCTCAGCCGCCTGGCGCGGCGGTGGAAAAATCTGGGACGTCCCCGGCTTGGAAAAATACCACGGGCAAAAGATTAATCTTACCGAAGCGATCACCCGCGAATCCATTGCCGCCATCCAACAATCCGTTCAAGAAAAGAAGCCGTTTTTCCTTCATATGGCCCACTACGCCGTACACGCCCCATGGGAAGCCGACCGCCGATTTCTGGATCAGTTCTCCAACAAAGGCTGGCCGAAACAAAAGGCGGTGCTCGCCTCCATGCTCTACGGAATGGATCAATCACTCGGTGATCTGCGTAAGACCGTCGAGGATCTTGGCATTCGTGACAACACCCTGATCATCTTTATGTCCGATAACGGCTCTCCGAGCCAATGCCCGCAAAACCATCCGCTGCGAGGTCACAAAGTGCGAGCCTACGAAGGTGGCACCCGCGTCCCCATGATTGCCTACTGGCCCGGCAAAACCCCCAAAGGGAAACGCAATGATACCCCCGTCATCATCGATGATATTTTCCCGACCCTTCTGGATGCCGCCGGCACCGAAACCATTCCACCCAACGATGGCATCTCACTCGTTCCCTTACTCAGTGGCAAACCAATCAACGCCTCTCGCCCACTGTTCTGGCACTACCCGAATTTTTACGACGTCCCCCCATTCAGCTCGGTGCGCCTCGGCAACTGGAAACTCATCTACCGCCACACAAGCCAGCAATTCGAACTGTTCAACCTCAAACAAGACCTCAGCGAAAAAAACAACCTCGCCAACTCCATGCCGGAAAAAGTCAGCGAACTTTCAAAAATTCTCACCCAACACCTCAAGGACACCCAAGCGGTTTTACCAATCGATAAACAAAGCAACAAACCCGTGCCTCTGCCCGACAAAGCGCTCTAG
- a CDS encoding PEP-CTERM sorting domain-containing protein (PEP-CTERM proteins occur, often in large numbers, in the proteomes of bacteria that also encode an exosortase, a predicted intramembrane cysteine proteinase. The presence of a PEP-CTERM domain at a protein's C-terminus predicts cleavage within the sorting domain, followed by covalent anchoring to some some component of the (usually Gram-negative) cell surface. Many PEP-CTERM proteins exhibit an unusual sequence composition that includes large numbers of potential glycosylation sites. Expression of one such protein has been shown restore the ability of a bacterium to form floc, a type of biofilm.): MMKYPSILLGSLLSIGSASAANVIVNGSFENTTVAITPQAGTAWGDRAAAAGLTGWTLESNNGLALANGGTAPFHTGNGSNVPFQTPTDGNTFLTTNADATSIFSQTINGLSAGTVNVSFDLNRMLAAGSGTFTANVEVFDGNSDAATSLWSETVDVAAQTQETWVNTASGTFANSGSELFVRVTLVDQVNGGQIGMDNLVINHTAVPEPSSAALLGLGGLALILRRRK; this comes from the coding sequence ATGATGAAATACCCATCCATCCTACTCGGGAGCCTTCTGTCCATCGGAAGTGCTTCAGCCGCCAACGTCATTGTCAATGGCTCATTCGAAAACACCACCGTTGCGATTACGCCTCAGGCTGGCACAGCATGGGGGGATCGGGCAGCGGCGGCCGGACTCACGGGCTGGACACTTGAAAGCAACAACGGTCTAGCCCTCGCCAATGGAGGAACAGCACCATTCCACACTGGTAATGGAAGCAACGTCCCCTTTCAAACCCCGACCGACGGCAATACCTTCCTTACCACCAATGCCGATGCAACGTCTATTTTCTCCCAGACCATCAACGGACTCAGTGCGGGAACCGTCAACGTCTCCTTTGACCTCAACCGCATGCTTGCCGCCGGTAGCGGCACCTTCACTGCCAACGTCGAAGTTTTCGACGGCAACTCTGATGCTGCAACCTCCCTTTGGAGTGAGACTGTAGATGTTGCCGCACAAACTCAAGAAACCTGGGTCAACACCGCATCAGGCACCTTTGCCAACTCTGGAAGTGAACTATTCGTGCGCGTTACCCTCGTTGACCAAGTCAACGGAGGCCAAATCGGTATGGACAACCTCGTCATCAACCACACCGCCGTCCCAGAGCCCTCATCAGCCGCGCTGCTTGGTCTCGGTGGTCTCGCGCTGATCCTGCGCCGCCGCAAGTAA
- a CDS encoding LamG-like jellyroll fold domain-containing protein, whose product MKPDELETKIQDLVDGNVSQDDYDLISTEIKSKPKAMKLYLAYVDLANMVALDAAEQAQFTPVISIDQVVTRQKRRTMKVALLSAAAILVIGLITMRLFFVDPETPPSLAFQTSPGSLFTITHDGAEDQPNGQTMQPGSRLQLSQGALELTFASGVKSIITAPADLTLHADDRLYLAEGTGWFHVPKGAEGFQVKTRDLNIVDLGTEFGVLAKTNDHDEVHVLKGKVQVTALRVRKESATLTAGQASRIDPIGRLSPIPSANNQFANELPQSLPYMHWSFDQVQSSGFPSLGNHPQSHLGHAKPVSKDAATMQCDGPFGSAARFTEHASDSLVTSWPGVSGNKVRTVACWVKLDAKALRHGGSSLIAWGVNQPGKQGHYTKWKFAIDRMGRPVVVGYNGGFYADSINIANSKWHHVACVHSMDDNNTPRVELYLNGKKQNVVWASDHNRPLTTPNTVTDSHLSYSARIGTTLGFQPPQNGPVMLGAIDELYLIEGVLEAPEIKNLMENNQYPQ is encoded by the coding sequence ATGAAGCCAGATGAATTGGAAACCAAAATCCAAGATTTGGTCGATGGCAATGTTTCCCAAGACGACTACGATCTTATATCCACTGAGATCAAGTCGAAGCCGAAAGCGATGAAGCTCTATTTGGCCTATGTCGATCTAGCGAACATGGTGGCTTTGGATGCTGCTGAACAGGCTCAGTTCACGCCGGTGATTTCCATCGACCAAGTGGTAACCCGTCAGAAACGCCGCACAATGAAAGTGGCCCTGCTTTCCGCCGCCGCGATCCTTGTGATCGGGCTCATTACCATGCGCCTGTTTTTTGTCGATCCGGAAACGCCACCCTCGCTCGCCTTCCAAACCTCCCCGGGCAGCCTCTTCACCATCACCCACGATGGAGCGGAAGATCAGCCCAACGGCCAGACAATGCAGCCCGGCTCACGCCTCCAACTCAGCCAGGGAGCCCTTGAACTCACCTTTGCCTCCGGAGTCAAATCCATCATCACCGCTCCTGCCGACCTCACCTTGCATGCCGATGACCGACTCTACCTCGCCGAAGGCACCGGCTGGTTCCATGTTCCCAAAGGGGCTGAAGGGTTCCAAGTGAAAACCAGAGACCTCAACATCGTCGACCTCGGCACCGAGTTCGGCGTGCTGGCAAAAACAAACGATCACGATGAAGTCCACGTGCTGAAGGGAAAGGTTCAGGTCACCGCCCTGCGCGTCCGCAAGGAATCCGCCACGCTCACGGCCGGCCAGGCGAGCCGTATCGACCCCATTGGCCGCCTCAGCCCCATTCCTAGCGCAAACAATCAATTTGCGAACGAACTCCCCCAATCCCTGCCCTATATGCATTGGAGTTTCGATCAGGTGCAATCAAGCGGCTTTCCCTCTCTGGGAAATCATCCCCAAAGTCATCTTGGACATGCCAAGCCGGTCTCCAAAGATGCCGCCACCATGCAATGCGATGGTCCCTTCGGTTCGGCCGCCCGATTCACCGAACACGCAAGCGATAGCCTGGTCACCTCATGGCCAGGGGTTTCTGGCAATAAAGTGCGCACTGTCGCCTGCTGGGTTAAATTAGATGCCAAAGCACTACGCCATGGAGGATCCAGTCTAATCGCCTGGGGAGTCAACCAACCAGGAAAACAAGGCCATTACACCAAATGGAAATTCGCCATCGACCGCATGGGAAGACCGGTGGTGGTTGGCTACAATGGCGGCTTCTATGCTGACTCTATCAACATCGCCAACAGCAAGTGGCACCACGTCGCTTGCGTGCACTCCATGGATGACAACAACACCCCACGTGTCGAACTCTATCTGAATGGTAAAAAACAAAACGTTGTCTGGGCAAGCGACCACAACCGGCCACTGACCACGCCCAACACCGTCACCGACAGCCATCTTTCTTACTCCGCTAGAATTGGTACCACTCTCGGATTTCAGCCCCCACAAAATGGGCCGGTCATGCTGGGGGCAATCGACGAACTCTATCTGATTGAAGGGGTGCTCGAGGCCCCAGAAATCAAAAACCTAATGGAAAACAACCAATACCCACAATAA
- a CDS encoding sigma-70 family RNA polymerase sigma factor, whose amino-acid sequence MKPSSGNTSDFIRLITTHQSVLRGLIAAMLPGNQDVDDILQDTNVILWEKRKKYNWEMDFKPWASGIARNKVRQYWASHKHDSCINLDEDFLDAVAQAHQHNSVDKFAQKREALAQCMALLKSRDRDLIHAYSYNQESLDSRLKKFGLTAASLRVTTHRIRKKLRLCIEKRLAWEGASK is encoded by the coding sequence ATGAAACCATCCTCTGGGAATACAAGCGACTTTATCAGGCTCATCACAACCCACCAATCGGTGTTGAGAGGGTTGATTGCCGCCATGTTGCCGGGCAATCAGGACGTCGATGATATTTTGCAGGATACCAATGTGATCCTTTGGGAAAAAAGGAAGAAGTATAACTGGGAGATGGATTTTAAACCATGGGCCAGCGGAATTGCTCGAAACAAGGTTCGCCAGTACTGGGCTAGTCATAAACACGATTCTTGCATCAATCTCGATGAAGACTTTTTGGACGCCGTGGCACAGGCCCATCAACATAACTCAGTTGACAAGTTTGCACAAAAAAGGGAGGCCCTGGCGCAATGCATGGCACTCCTGAAATCGCGTGATCGGGATCTCATCCACGCCTATTCCTATAACCAAGAAAGTCTGGACTCCAGATTGAAGAAATTCGGCCTGACCGCGGCGTCGTTACGTGTAACAACACATCGGATACGTAAAAAATTGAGGCTGTGTATTGAAAAACGCCTTGCCTGGGAAGGAGCTTCGAAATGA
- a CDS encoding PEP-CTERM sorting domain-containing protein (PEP-CTERM proteins occur, often in large numbers, in the proteomes of bacteria that also encode an exosortase, a predicted intramembrane cysteine proteinase. The presence of a PEP-CTERM domain at a protein's C-terminus predicts cleavage within the sorting domain, followed by covalent anchoring to some some component of the (usually Gram-negative) cell surface. Many PEP-CTERM proteins exhibit an unusual sequence composition that includes large numbers of potential glycosylation sites. Expression of one such protein has been shown restore the ability of a bacterium to form floc, a type of biofilm.), whose protein sequence is MKLKKITSVVLALGIAAASSASAATVSTVSVELGAGTGNYDSTGGVAIDFDSTTGLTADWSPDLLTTTTYSINSLTLEESGDLDSNAYLGVYTSFVGGVLSGFQGVSDQTQNEATATGINLLTWTFTGITVTPEANAGSGGDVRYFVFQEGTSAITGIENQTHTLRRVATNYNTTLSAMLKTSGTVTETRNPTYSAVVTAVPEPSSAALLGLGGVTLLLRRRK, encoded by the coding sequence ATGAAACTTAAAAAAATAACATCGGTCGTTTTGGCATTAGGAATAGCAGCAGCGAGCAGCGCCAGCGCCGCCACGGTATCCACAGTATCGGTGGAGCTGGGTGCAGGCACTGGTAACTACGATTCAACGGGTGGAGTAGCGATCGATTTTGATTCTACCACTGGCTTAACTGCCGATTGGAGCCCTGATCTACTTACGACAACTACTTACAGCATTAACTCCCTCACCTTAGAGGAAAGCGGAGATCTTGACAGTAATGCTTATCTCGGGGTTTACACGAGCTTCGTAGGTGGTGTTCTCTCCGGTTTTCAGGGTGTGTCAGATCAGACACAAAACGAAGCTACCGCCACGGGCATCAATCTGTTAACTTGGACTTTCACAGGCATAACGGTTACACCCGAGGCAAACGCTGGCTCTGGTGGCGACGTCCGTTACTTTGTTTTTCAAGAAGGGACAAGCGCTATCACTGGTATTGAAAATCAAACTCACACACTAAGGCGTGTAGCAACTAACTATAACACTACTCTCTCCGCTATGCTGAAAACCAGTGGGACAGTTACCGAAACACGTAATCCAACCTACAGCGCAGTAGTGACAGCAGTCCCAGAACCATCCTCCGCAGCTCTTCTTGGGCTGGGTGGTGTTACCTTGCTTCTTCGCCGCCGCAAGTAA
- a CDS encoding LamG-like jellyroll fold domain-containing protein has protein sequence MHRNQLEESINDLLEGVISEQDFAKLQQELKDNAEARNTYKQYIQVQNTLEQHAAGTNTLTSSNVIPINQILKKQQRRQIKIALISAAAILVLSAVLLRLFFVDSETPPSLAFQTSPGTLFTITHDGAEDQPNGQTMHPGSRLQLSQGAIELSFASGVKSIITAPADLTLHAEDQLYLGEGTAWFHVPKGAEGFQVKTRDLNIVDLGTEFGVLAKTNDHDEVHVLKGKVEVSALRVRKETLTLDAGQARRIDPVGRLTLIESKPSAFLTSLPQSLLFLHWSFDQKQGIEVDGPQVDGNHPLASEVISKYHGAVQSCKGRRGEALRLNSNGQHVTTNWPGFSGVKPRSVAFWIKLPKGGQPQEFAAIIGWGDNSRENYKWEVVVRQNSSDQKGRVSISWGTTIINTFPVLTPERWHHVILNDYGRTDAQGDPVISIFVDGQQVESRFWARTGDPINTTTYTADALPLSMGVTIRHSSIADRRRYLKADLDELYVFDGALTAEQARQFYTKQLSYVKKTTGSTPIKSKRKTTN, from the coding sequence ATGCATCGCAACCAACTGGAAGAATCCATCAATGACCTCCTCGAAGGAGTCATTTCCGAGCAGGATTTTGCCAAGCTTCAGCAGGAACTGAAGGACAATGCAGAGGCCCGAAACACCTACAAACAATACATCCAGGTCCAAAACACGCTCGAGCAACATGCTGCCGGTACCAACACTCTTACATCGTCAAACGTTATCCCCATCAATCAAATCCTCAAAAAACAACAGCGCAGGCAAATCAAAATCGCCCTGATCTCAGCCGCTGCCATTCTGGTGCTCTCCGCAGTCCTCTTGCGCCTGTTTTTTGTCGATTCTGAAACGCCACCCTCACTCGCGTTCCAAACCTCCCCGGGCACGCTCTTCACCATCACCCACGATGGCGCGGAAGATCAGCCCAACGGCCAGACGATGCATCCCGGCTCACGCCTCCAACTCAGCCAGGGAGCCATCGAGCTTTCCTTTGCCTCCGGAGTCAAATCCATCATCACCGCTCCTGCCGACCTCACCCTGCATGCGGAAGATCAACTCTACCTCGGCGAAGGCACTGCCTGGTTCCATGTGCCCAAAGGGGCTGAAGGGTTCCAAGTAAAAACCAGAGACCTCAACATCGTCGACCTCGGCACCGAGTTCGGCGTGCTGGCAAAAACAAACGATCACGATGAAGTCCACGTGCTGAAAGGAAAAGTCGAAGTTTCCGCCCTCAGGGTGCGCAAAGAGACGCTGACTCTCGACGCTGGGCAAGCGCGCCGTATCGACCCCGTCGGGCGCCTGACCCTGATCGAATCAAAACCATCTGCATTTCTCACCTCGCTACCTCAATCACTGCTATTCCTTCATTGGAGCTTTGATCAAAAACAAGGTATCGAAGTGGATGGACCTCAGGTGGATGGGAATCATCCGCTTGCTTCCGAGGTGATCAGTAAATATCATGGTGCCGTTCAGAGCTGTAAAGGTAGGCGCGGAGAGGCTCTTCGATTAAATAGCAACGGACAACATGTCACAACGAATTGGCCTGGCTTTAGTGGTGTGAAACCTCGAAGCGTTGCCTTTTGGATCAAGCTTCCCAAGGGTGGACAACCACAAGAATTCGCTGCAATTATAGGATGGGGCGACAACTCTAGGGAGAATTACAAGTGGGAGGTGGTGGTTAGGCAGAACTCATCCGATCAAAAGGGGCGAGTTTCAATTTCATGGGGTACAACTATAATCAATACATTCCCAGTGCTGACTCCTGAACGCTGGCATCATGTGATCTTAAATGATTATGGTAGAACTGATGCGCAAGGTGATCCTGTTATTAGCATCTTTGTTGACGGTCAACAGGTTGAGTCACGGTTCTGGGCGAGAACGGGTGATCCTATCAATACAACTACCTACACGGCTGATGCGCTTCCCTTATCGATGGGGGTTACGATCCGCCATTCAAGCATTGCTGACAGACGCCGATATCTAAAAGCCGACCTTGATGAACTTTATGTTTTTGATGGCGCTTTGACCGCTGAGCAAGCTCGTCAATTCTACACCAAACAACTTTCTTACGTTAAGAAAACCACGGGGAGCACTCCGATTAAAAGCAAAAGAAAAACCACAAACTAA
- a CDS encoding sigma-70 family RNA polymerase sigma factor gives MSLDAKQTQDFVQLLTSHQSALRVMILSMMPGQPGVSDVLQEINLVLWQKMKDFEPGSNFRAWAFSIARFKILEHLRKLKKDRHLVFDEELCNQLVEETDQDSKHTEAMQEALEACLSKVRPKDAQLLRHRYYQGGNLQEYAQAHNESAGALRVTLHRLRTSLRRCMVRKLKLDTL, from the coding sequence ATGAGCCTCGACGCAAAACAAACCCAAGACTTTGTCCAGCTACTGACCTCCCATCAGTCGGCCCTACGCGTCATGATCCTGTCCATGATGCCCGGCCAGCCGGGAGTCAGCGACGTCCTGCAGGAAATCAATCTGGTTTTATGGCAAAAAATGAAGGACTTCGAACCCGGAAGCAACTTCCGCGCCTGGGCGTTTTCCATCGCCCGGTTCAAAATCCTCGAGCACCTGCGCAAACTCAAAAAAGATCGGCACTTGGTCTTCGATGAAGAGCTCTGCAACCAACTCGTCGAAGAAACCGATCAGGATTCCAAACACACCGAAGCCATGCAGGAAGCCCTTGAGGCCTGTCTGAGTAAAGTCCGGCCAAAAGACGCCCAACTGCTCAGGCACCGCTATTACCAGGGCGGCAATCTGCAGGAATACGCCCAGGCACACAACGAATCCGCCGGCGCCTTACGGGTCACCTTACATCGTCTCCGCACCTCCTTGCGCCGCTGCATGGTGCGCAAGCTCAAGCTCGACACCCTCTAA